AGCCAGGAATTAATATTCATAATATAACGCAACAAATTCAAGAATTTATTGATTCAGCATCAATTAAAAATGGTCAAGCTTTAGTATTTTCTCGACACACTACAACCGCTTTAGCTATTAATGAAAATGAAGTTAGATTGTTAGAAGATGTCAGAGTATTCTTACAGAAATTAGCACCCGAATCAGACCGATACTTACATAATGACTTGCATTTAAGAGATGTCCCAGAAGATGAACCAATTAATGCTCATTCTCACTTGATTGCAATGATGCTAAACACTAGTGAAACAATTCCCGTTGTGGATGGAAAATTAGCTTTGGGAACTTGGCAATCTGTATTGTTTTTTGAATTGGATGGGCCTCGTAAAAGGACTGTGTTTATACAAATTTCTGGAGAGTAAAAAATTAGAAAACTATGGTTTGTAGAGACGCGTAGACGCTCGAAGAGCGGCTTCTCGTAAGAGTATAATCGCGTCTCTACTCCAAACTCCTGTACAGACGCGATTAATCGCGTCTCTACTCCAAACTTAACTCCGCAAACTCTGGCTGCCCAAACAGCATATTTCGGTCAATTGCTGATAATACTTTATTATTAGTGCGCTGAGAATTTAAAGAGCGGACAACCAACTGCGCGACATCTGCACGATTGATACTGCCAGCAATACGCGGATCTTCAGTTAATATGCCATTGCCTGTTGCTGGTTCTGACTTTAATCCACCAGGACGGATAATTGTGTAAGTTAATCCACTAGCAATTAAGTGTTTTTCAGCTTTATCTTTTTCAGTTAATACAGGCCCCAGTGTTTTCAAAGCTTGAGGAGGCAAAGCAACAGCACTATTGCCGCTGCCAATGGAAGACACAAGAATAAACTTTTGCACTCCACCTTTGACTGCGGCATCAATCAAATTTTTATTACCGAGAAAGTCAGCTCTTTCACTGTCTACAGGCAACCCGCCAATAGTACTGATAACAGCGTGGATAGGTTCACCTGTGAGTATTGCACGTTCTACATCATCAATATTTAAAGCATCTCCCAAAACTACCTGAATATTCAATGCTTCCAGTTCAGCAGCAGCAGCATCAGTTCTCAGGAGTGCTTTTAACTTGAAATTTTGTGCTGTCAATTGTTTAGCAATCTCTCGGCCAACACCGCGACTTGCCCCAGCCAGAAAAATGTAAGATGTAAGTAGGTAGGCACCGAAATTTTCTACTATGTAACAAAATCTTAAGTTGATAATCTAGAGCTAAATTTTACACGATGTGTGTTGTGATTGTTTTTTTTTCCTCTAGCTTGAACACCATTGATGACGGCGTAAGCGAGATCTAGCTCATCATCAAATGCTTGCCCGGATAACTCATCTTTCTTGAGATGTTGCCATTCCAATTCAATTGGATTCATTTCTGAGCAATATTTCGGGAGAAAAAAGATGTACAAACCCTGACTTTCCCATTTTTTCCACAATTGTTGAACTTCTTGGCAGCGATGTATTGGCCCGTTATCTTGCACAATCACGCTGATACGTCCAGTTTCTTGGGCTTGTTTGGCTTCTTTCTCCATCATTTCTATATAAGATTTACGGTCAACACCACCGATAACTAAACCGTAAACAAAACTGATTAAAGGTTGGAGAAGCCCGATAATACTTAATCTGCGACCACGGCGTTTAGTCTGTTCTAACCGTTTTTGCTCACCTCTAAAGTAATATGTATAACTAGGTTCGCTCCACATACAGAACCCTGACTCGTCTAGGTATTTCAGGTCTATTTCACCAGTGGCAGCAGCTAATTCCAACATGTCTAGGTCTGCTTGCTTGTTTGCTCGTGCTACTGGGTCTTGTTTTCCTTTATGGCTTTTCCTTGTCCGTTTCCAATCGACCCCCTTTTTTTGAGTACCCGTCTTAATCTGTCGGCACTCATCTCAACGTTGCGTTCTGTTTTCAACTTCAAAGCTAACTGAGAACTATTGTATGTGCGTGGCTCGTTTCTGAGGCATTCTTCTAAAAATATCATGTCATCCTCAAGCCACTTTGGTTTCCCCCCTCGCCCAGGAGATTCCCAAAGCCCTTCTGTGCCCAGTTTTTGCCATTGATGCAAAACTTTTGTGACTGTTTTTTTGTGACAATCAAAGTGATCTGCTATCTTCTCTACATACCAACCATGTGCATTTAGCCTGATTATTTCCGCCCTGTCTTTGACTTTCTGTGGTACATCCTGTTTTCTCAGATTTAGTAAAGTTTGGTCTTGCTCAGGAGTCAGAAATACCCTTAAACGCGCACCCATACACCAACTACCTTGTAGATGCATTATCAGTCTTTACATATCTTAACATAGCTGACTTTTTTGGCACCTACCTACTTACTTGCCATATCAATCAATTTTAGATTTTAGATTACTTATTGAACCCTTATGGATCGGTGAGGGAGATGAGGGAAATAATTTAATGACTAACTCCTGTACAGACGCGTAGACACTCGAAGAGCGGCTTCTCGCAGAGTATAATCGCGTCTCTACTTCCGCTCAAAGGATTTTATCAGAGGATTAGTAGCATTAAGCAATTGTTCTAGCTGCTGGGAAGCTTCTGGTTGAAGGCGAATATGAGTATCAATAAACAAGCCAATGATTTCACCCATCAGCAGACGGAAGTTTTCTTGGGGTTGGGTGGCGGGGAAGTCAAGAAAGGGTCTACCTGTAGTAGAGTCTAGGCTATCAGCCATCGAAAAGTGATTTGCTCCTTCTAGAAGTACTAGATAGCTGTCATTTCGTCCCCCTGCGATCGCTTCAGTGAATGTCCGGATGACTGGGGTGGTAGCATTACCAGAATCTACACCATAGCGATCGCTGCTATTAGCAATCACTCCATCACAGGTTCCTCCTATCAGTAGCAGGGGTAAGGTGTCTGGTAACGGTAACATAGTACCTGGCTCATACCCTAAAGCCACCCCGCCAGTGTTATGTGCGCCGTAAGCAAAAGCCGCACTGACTTGCGGGAAAAAACTGCGATCGGCATTTTCTATGGCTACTCTCCCACCAGCCGAGTGTCCGCCTAAAATAATTCGTTGTAAGTCAAGCGTCCCTGCTAAAATCCCCTTTGTCTGTAAGTCTTCCAGTTTCGCTAAAATTGCTGGCAAAGCCGCAGCAGTCGGAGCAGTACCATAGACTTCTGGGTTCCAGTTCGCCAAATCAACCCCAGGAGTCAAGCCAACAATTCCAGGAATGTTTTCCGCTATCCAGTTAAATAGAACTATCACCAGCCCCCGTTTAGCTAGTTCAACTGCTAGCCATTGGTATTTTTGGGCTTCACAGTTAACACCATTGAAGAAAATCACTACCGGAAAAGGAGCCTGTTCTGGATCTACAGGTACAATTCCCATATCCTTTTCTAGATGACTCCCAGACATTTTTGCTGGATAAAAAATTTTCAGATGAACTGTATCGTAAGGGGATTTAGCACTCTCAACCTTGGCAGCTTCAAAAAAAGCACGAACTAGCATCTGCTGCTTCCTTACATAATTTCAAGCAAATCTTTATATTGCCCTAGTGTACAACTAGCTGTTTAAATCTAAAAAAGAGAAACATTAAAACCTTTGTTTCCAGGTAATAAAAAAGGCTAAGACACGAAAACACCAAGTATTTCTGACGAAGGTAATAATAATCACAAAATATTTCCGTGAAGCAATTATACTTAACCCTATTGTAGGAAGTATTTTGTCAGTAATTATGCCAATCTAGCGAGTAACTGCTGAGATAAACTTATGGCTAAACAATCGAAAAAAAACTTAGAAGCATCCCACGATGTTAGAGTAGTTGCCACTACAAGAATTTGGGGACTTACAGTAGGCATTCTGGCGATTTGCATTCCACTTTCAGTTGCCACTAGAAGCGGTGCTGTTCTTCCTTTAGTTGCTATTGGTGGTGCAACAGTTGGTACGGTTGCTGTTTGGCGTTCTAATGAAGAAAAATCGCAAACTCCATATCTACAACAGCAGCAGGTAGAACTGTTAGAGCAGAGAATAGCGAATTTAGAAACAATTATTAGCAGTCATGACTTTGAGTTACAAATGAAACTTCAACAGCTAGAAGCAAGCGATACTTTAGGCAAACCTTCTGGTATAGACAATACACTCAAGAGACAAAAACACAAAGCCTAGAATCAGTCAAAATTGATTATTTATGACAATTTTAGAGTCTTGTACCGAAATTAAGATGCGCTAGTTGACTTTCGTATAGGTATTTGTTAATCTCACGCCGCTATAACCCTGATCTTTCTCTCAAATCATAGCTTCCTTGAGATATAGAACTGTTTCTAGGGAAACAGTATCTCGTTCTCCAGATTCGTTAGAATTGACTGACATCAGTTAATTAAATGTTCAAATACTATCTAAGGGGTAACTTGAGGGCGAATAAATGCTGATAGCTGTGTTTTATTAGACTGCTAGGATTACTGAATTTTTAATTAACTTAAGATTATAAACTTGAGTAATAGCAATGGTATAGCTTACCGTAGGTATGCAATAATGTGCCGTTATAATGCAAATGGACTGGATTAGCTTACTAAAAGCTCAACAAGCTGACTTTCTTCAACGTGTGAAAAAACTCAAGACTTACGACTTGTCTTTGTTGGAAAGTCAAGTCAAAGGTTGCCACACCGAGGTTATGGCATTTTGGGGAGGGCCATTGGCAAAAATCCTGGAATTTTCTCGTCAACAAGCAGAGATTATCTCCAAAAATCCACCGCCAACGCCACCTGAATATCCTGAACCTCCCGATTGGGTGATTCCTTTTCCCAGCTACTTCCAGCAGCAAGCGGAAGATTATTTTTTACGAGAGCAAATCGTTGAACAGGTGATAGCTGAACGCCTGGGCAAGCTGCTAATAAAAGTCCCACAAGATACCTTACAAAACATCGTCTTAGATGATGAAGGTAATTTGCGTGGCGAAAGTAAATTTTCTTACGTGGTTAAGAATAATCCCGAACTGAGTGTTTTAGTTTACGTTGCTGATGGCGAAAGTTTTAACGGTATTAAGAAAAACAAAATCAGATGGTCGGTTACTCAAGAGGATTTAAAAAATCACCAATTATTAATTTTTCTATGTTTGCTTTATCCATTTGCAGGTAAATTAGGTTACGAAAAGCAAGCTGTAATTACAGGGTTTTTACCTTCAAATCAAATAGAATTAACTGAACCAAAACTGTACATTTCTCCCAGTAACTTGTTGTATGCAGGGGGATTGAGTTGGTATTTAGAATCATTAACTACTAAAAAAGAAGCACCACCAGTAGTTGATGAAAGAACAACGGCAGAGACAATTCAAACTTTGCCCCCAGAGCATATTCTTAAAGAAATTGTAGGTGATTGGGAATGTTGGCAAACTCTCCAAGGGCATACTAGAGGAATTAATTGCCTTGCCTTTAGTTCATATAAGAATGGCAAAACTACGCCCATATTGGCTAGTGGTAGTCGTGGAGAGACAAAGTTATGGGATTTAAGTAAAGGTATATTAATAGATACATTATCAGAACAGCCTTGGGTGATGTCTGGGCTGGTGGATGAAGTAAATTCCTTGGCGTTCAGTTCTGATGGGCAAACTTTAGCAAGTTGTGGTGCAGACTCTACGATTAAGATTTGGCACGTAGGCGCATTAGACTTGATAGATATTTTGCATAAGCATAATGGGATAGTGCGGTGTGTTGCTTTTACGCCAGATGGCAGGATGTTAGCTACTGGTGGGGATGACAGAAAAATTCTATTTTGGGATTTAATGCAACGTCAGGTAGCGATCGCACTCTCTTTAGATGATACCGCGGCTCACTCTCTGGTTTTGAGTCAAGACGGGCAAACTCTGGTTACAGGTAGCTACCGCAAAATCAAAGTTTGGGATACCTCAACCCCAACGAGGGGAAAAAATCTCAAAGAGCAAGAAACAGAACCGCTGCATATGTTGATGGGTCATTCTCACATCGTTAGTTCACTGGCGATGAGTGAAGATGGTAAACTACTCGTCAGCGGTAGCTGGGATCAGACGATAAAAATTTGGCAGTTAGAAACTGGGAAATTACTTCGCACCCTCAAAGGTCATAGAGATAGAGTATATGCGATCGCTTTAAGTCCTGATGGACAAATTATCGCCAGTGGTAGTGCTGATAAAACCATCAAATTATGGCATCTACAAACTGGGGAATTGCTGGGTACGTTTACAGGACATGGCAACACAGTCACAGCATTAGCTTTTACCGCTTCTGGTGAGATGTTGGTTAGCGGCAGTTTGGATAAGACAATTAAAATTTGGCAACGGAGTTAGTAGAGACGCAATTAATCGCGTCTGTTCATCCACCTTTTATCTCTGTTAACGAGTCTTTGAACTGGATGAATCCACCTTTTATCTCCGTTAACGAGTCTTTGAACTGGATGAATCCACCTTTTATCTCCGTTAACGAGTCTTTGATACCCGTGGACAACAAACTTTAAAAAATCTCTGGGCTTCTACACCTCTAAGTGAAACTTAAAACTGCACTAACAGCGTTTCCAAGTAGCGAGTGAAATTATATACAATAGCTTATCAGTTGCCTATACTCAATGATACCGAGTTAGAACTGACAGTTAAACAAGTTTTTAGCTGGTTGACTATGAGTTAAGTAATATAGCAGTTCTCAGTTGAGTGTAATAAAGACCTAGCCCCCAACCCCTTCCCTACTAGTGTTGGGGAGTAAGACTCAAAGCCTCTCTCCTTTTAGGAGAGAGGTTTGGAGAGAAGTCAAAATCTATTGCATACAAACGAGAAGCGCTATACAGGTGCATTTTTACCAAATTAATGCTGTTGGAGAATAGTCTATGGCGATGACGAAACTCTGGAAGTTTTTGCGAAACATTCAGGAGTTGAACTGGACACAAGGGGTAGAGGTAACAAAAACTGGAGCCGAAGCAGCTAAAGCCGTGCTTGATTTGGCAAAAGCAATCAAAGAGCAAAAACCCAACGTTCAAAACTTCAAACCATATCTAGAACAGATTTCGTCGCTATTAGATGTCTTTAATTCTCCTCTCGGTCAAATTACCAAAGAAGTAATTCCCTTTGCACCCATCGCTATTACTATCCTAAAGTTCATTGTTGATGCAACCGACAAAGAGCCAAGTTTAGAAAACTGTGTACTGCTAGTTAGTCAGGCTGCATATATAGATAGCTTTCAGGATATTCTCAAACAAGATTCCGAATTACTCAAGAAAATTGATCCAAACTTCCCAGCTTCTCATGCTTTAGCTTTGCAGATTCAGACATTGGGTGAGCAAGAGTTTGAACAGCGGGAAGTGAAAAAAGCAATTCTCTATTTTCACGAATCTCAACTAGCAGAATCATTTAATCAGATATTACAGCAACGCTTGCAAGAAGCCGGATTAGATGAGACAGAAGCAAAAACCTTAACTGAGCGAGTGGCGCGTCACACCGATGATAAGATGCAAGACGCATTGGTAGAAGTCGGAGAGAAAGCAGACAAACTTTGGAAATGGTACAGTGCCGGAGGAAAAGAAAAGCTAGAGAAAAATCTGGATATTGAAGATTATTTAGAAAAGATAATTCAACCAAAGCCAGAAGAAAACATTTTTGATGAAACCCATATTACCTTTCGCGATTTGTATGTACCGTTGCAAGTCAAACAAGTCGATACTAAAGACGATGCAAATGTTGAATTGGAAGCATGGGTTAAGGCAATACTGAATGATGCAGACACAAAACAGAAACAAGTTTTGTTTATTCAGGGCGAAGCCGGACGGGGCAAAAGTGTCTTTTGTCGGATGTTTGCTGATTGGGTGCGGCGAGAATTGCATCCGACTTTTACCCCAATTCTGATTCGGTTGCGAGATTTGCGCGTACTAAAAGATAACTTAACTGATACTCTAGAAAACTATTTACAACACCTTGATTTTGTCACCAGTGATTCAGGCTGGCTGACCGATAAAAATACTCGCTTTTTATTTTTCTTGGATGGGTTTGATGAGTTGTTGCTGGAAGGACGTGCCAGTGGCGGCTTGAAGGAATTTTTAGAACAGGTGGAACAGTATCAAAAAGACCGCCTTTGTCATCATCAGTTTTTAGTTACTGGTCGTCCTCTAGCCTTGCAAGGAATTGAGCGGTTTCTTTCACAAACCAAAAGCTTAAAGCGCGTCGAACTTCAACCAATGGATGACTCGCTGCGGCAAATATGGCTGGAAAAATGGGCGGTTGCAACTCAAGTTAACAAGAGTGAGTTTGAAGAATTTTTGCAGGCTTGCCCTGATGAAGTCAAAGATAACCTAGCACGAGAACCTTTACTACTCTATTTACTGGCGCGGATGCACCGAGACAAACGTCTCAACGTCCAAATGTTTGCAGGCGCAGACGGTATTAAGGCAAAAATCCGCATCTATGATGAAGCGGTGAAGTGGGTACTAGAAAAACAGCGTGACAGTGAAAATCAGAATGATAACTCCCGCTTGACTGGATTGGAGAGCGAAGATTTGCGGCAATTTCTCACCGAAGCCGCTTTGTGTGTGGTGCAGTCTGGGAATGATTGTGCCAGAGTGACGATGTTAGAAGCACGACTTAAAGACAGTAATAACCCAGCTGCAAAGTTAATTCAGCAAGCGAGACAGGAAAATGCCTCCCAAAAAAATCAACAAGATAAGCTACTCAATAATCTGTTGACGGCATTTTATATTAAACCAGCTTCAGGCGATCGCGGCGGCTCTGTTGAATTTGTCCACAAGAGTTTTTGCGAGTTTTTATTGGCAGAACGGTTAATAGAAAGCTTTGGAGATTGGACAACCAAAGTAAGCAAGCGTCAGCGCGAAGAAGATTTGGTTAGCACAGCCGCGATGGATAAGCAGATTTACGATTTATTAGGTTATGGGAATTTAACGCCTGCGATTGCGGAATATTTGATGGGGTTGTTGACTGAGAGTTCAGAATTTCAAGACGTGGAACGCTTGTGTAGATTGTTTCAAAGATTGGAGCAATTCTATTTTCGTTGGTGCGATGGCGAATTTATTGATGCAGACGATGTAAACCTGCCTCAGATGAAGAAAAAACAATTGAAAGAGCAATTACCAGAGCGAGAAAATCACTTGGGATTGCGAGAAGTGGATGTGTATACAGGGCTGAACGTGTTGATTTTGCTTCTAGAGTTGCATCACTATAGCCAAACAAAAGACGACCTCAAAGAAAAAATCAACTTTTACCCCTGCGGTCAACCTAATAGCGATCAATTTGACTCACAACGCTTGCTGCGTCTTATCCACTACAGTGAGTGTCTGAATGTCTCTTTTAGGGACAACTTAAGATTGTCTTTCAGGGATGCCAACCTCAGAGGTGCCGAGCTGTGGAATTCCAACCTCTGGGATACCAACCTCAGCCGTGCCGACCTCAGGGGTGCCGATCTCACCCTTGCCGACCTCTGGAATACCAACTTCAGCAGTGCCGATCTTAGGGATGCCCGCCTCAGGAGTACCTACCTTGGGTATACCAACTTCAGCAGTGCCGACCTCAGAAATGCCGACTTCTGGAATGCCGATTTCAGCAGTGCTAACCTCAGCGGTGCTAACCTCAGCGGTGCTGACCTCAGCAGTGCCGAACTCTGGAATGCCGACTTTAGGGCTGCCAATCTCGAAGCAGTTGTATGGAACAGTGACACAAAATGGTTTAATGCTAAGAGGCTGCATGAAGCAGTAGGCGTATCTTCAGAGTTAGCGAAACACCCAGCTTTTGCGGCTGCGGCTTCCTTAAGTCAGGGCATCAGTTGGGTAAGAGAAGGCAAAATTAAAGAAGCACAGCAAGCTTTCAAACAAGCCCAAATATTTGACCCTAGTTTGATCAACTCTGCTGAATTTTGGAGTAGTATTTGCTGGGTTGGCTGTTTATACGGTTATGCTAAAGCTGTTCTCCGCTTCGGTGAAAAAGCTGTAACCTTAAACCCTGACAATAAACGCTAT
This region of Nostoc sp. UHCC 0302 genomic DNA includes:
- a CDS encoding secondary thiamine-phosphate synthase enzyme YjbQ encodes the protein MPIINKLIEIETKPGINIHNITQQIQEFIDSASIKNGQALVFSRHTTTALAINENEVRLLEDVRVFLQKLAPESDRYLHNDLHLRDVPEDEPINAHSHLIAMMLNTSETIPVVDGKLALGTWQSVLFFELDGPRKRTVFIQISGE
- a CDS encoding pentapeptide repeat-containing protein; its protein translation is MAMTKLWKFLRNIQELNWTQGVEVTKTGAEAAKAVLDLAKAIKEQKPNVQNFKPYLEQISSLLDVFNSPLGQITKEVIPFAPIAITILKFIVDATDKEPSLENCVLLVSQAAYIDSFQDILKQDSELLKKIDPNFPASHALALQIQTLGEQEFEQREVKKAILYFHESQLAESFNQILQQRLQEAGLDETEAKTLTERVARHTDDKMQDALVEVGEKADKLWKWYSAGGKEKLEKNLDIEDYLEKIIQPKPEENIFDETHITFRDLYVPLQVKQVDTKDDANVELEAWVKAILNDADTKQKQVLFIQGEAGRGKSVFCRMFADWVRRELHPTFTPILIRLRDLRVLKDNLTDTLENYLQHLDFVTSDSGWLTDKNTRFLFFLDGFDELLLEGRASGGLKEFLEQVEQYQKDRLCHHQFLVTGRPLALQGIERFLSQTKSLKRVELQPMDDSLRQIWLEKWAVATQVNKSEFEEFLQACPDEVKDNLAREPLLLYLLARMHRDKRLNVQMFAGADGIKAKIRIYDEAVKWVLEKQRDSENQNDNSRLTGLESEDLRQFLTEAALCVVQSGNDCARVTMLEARLKDSNNPAAKLIQQARQENASQKNQQDKLLNNLLTAFYIKPASGDRGGSVEFVHKSFCEFLLAERLIESFGDWTTKVSKRQREEDLVSTAAMDKQIYDLLGYGNLTPAIAEYLMGLLTESSEFQDVERLCRLFQRLEQFYFRWCDGEFIDADDVNLPQMKKKQLKEQLPERENHLGLREVDVYTGLNVLILLLELHHYSQTKDDLKEKINFYPCGQPNSDQFDSQRLLRLIHYSECLNVSFRDNLRLSFRDANLRGAELWNSNLWDTNLSRADLRGADLTLADLWNTNFSSADLRDARLRSTYLGYTNFSSADLRNADFWNADFSSANLSGANLSGADLSSAELWNADFRAANLEAVVWNSDTKWFNAKRLHEAVGVSSELAKHPAFAAAASLSQGISWVREGKIKEAQQAFKQAQIFDPSLINSAEFWSSICWVGCLYGYAKAVLRFGEKAVTLNPDNKRYQNNRGLARVLTGDLVGALEDFQAAVESNRLDYSDHVKQRRLRWIEALKSGNNPLTPEELEELRQVEG
- a CDS encoding IS630 family transposase (programmed frameshift), coding for MGARLRVFLTPEQDQTLLNLRKQDVPQKVKDRAEIIRLNAHGWYVEKIADHFDCHKKTVTKVLHQWQKLGTEGLWESPGRGGKPKWLEDDMIFLEECLRNEPRTYNSSQLALKLKTERNVEMSADRLRRVLKKGVDWKRTRKSHKGKQDPVARANKQADLDMLELAAATGEIDLKYLDESGFCMWSEPSYTYYFRGEQKRLEQTKRRGRRLSIIGLLQPLISFVYGLVIGGVDRKSYIEMMEKEAKQAQETGRISVIVQDNGPIHRCQEVQQLWKKWESQGLYIFFLPKYCSEMNPIELEWQHLKKDELSGQAFDDELDLAYAVINGVQARGKKNNHNTHRVKFSSRLST
- a CDS encoding SDR family oxidoreductase, with protein sequence MVENFGAYLLTSYIFLAGASRGVGREIAKQLTAQNFKLKALLRTDAAAAELEALNIQVVLGDALNIDDVERAILTGEPIHAVISTIGGLPVDSERADFLGNKNLIDAAVKGGVQKFILVSSIGSGNSAVALPPQALKTLGPVLTEKDKAEKHLIASGLTYTIIRPGGLKSEPATGNGILTEDPRIAGSINRADVAQLVVRSLNSQRTNNKVLSAIDRNMLFGQPEFAELSLE
- a CDS encoding dienelactone hydrolase → MLVRAFFEAAKVESAKSPYDTVHLKIFYPAKMSGSHLEKDMGIVPVDPEQAPFPVVIFFNGVNCEAQKYQWLAVELAKRGLVIVLFNWIAENIPGIVGLTPGVDLANWNPEVYGTAPTAAALPAILAKLEDLQTKGILAGTLDLQRIILGGHSAGGRVAIENADRSFFPQVSAAFAYGAHNTGGVALGYEPGTMLPLPDTLPLLLIGGTCDGVIANSSDRYGVDSGNATTPVIRTFTEAIAGGRNDSYLVLLEGANHFSMADSLDSTTGRPFLDFPATQPQENFRLLMGEIIGLFIDTHIRLQPEASQQLEQLLNATNPLIKSFERK
- a CDS encoding WD40 repeat domain-containing protein, whose amino-acid sequence is MDWISLLKAQQADFLQRVKKLKTYDLSLLESQVKGCHTEVMAFWGGPLAKILEFSRQQAEIISKNPPPTPPEYPEPPDWVIPFPSYFQQQAEDYFLREQIVEQVIAERLGKLLIKVPQDTLQNIVLDDEGNLRGESKFSYVVKNNPELSVLVYVADGESFNGIKKNKIRWSVTQEDLKNHQLLIFLCLLYPFAGKLGYEKQAVITGFLPSNQIELTEPKLYISPSNLLYAGGLSWYLESLTTKKEAPPVVDERTTAETIQTLPPEHILKEIVGDWECWQTLQGHTRGINCLAFSSYKNGKTTPILASGSRGETKLWDLSKGILIDTLSEQPWVMSGLVDEVNSLAFSSDGQTLASCGADSTIKIWHVGALDLIDILHKHNGIVRCVAFTPDGRMLATGGDDRKILFWDLMQRQVAIALSLDDTAAHSLVLSQDGQTLVTGSYRKIKVWDTSTPTRGKNLKEQETEPLHMLMGHSHIVSSLAMSEDGKLLVSGSWDQTIKIWQLETGKLLRTLKGHRDRVYAIALSPDGQIIASGSADKTIKLWHLQTGELLGTFTGHGNTVTALAFTASGEMLVSGSLDKTIKIWQRS